From Mycobacterium colombiense CECT 3035:
GCGCTATCCGCCGCCGCCCTGAGTGGCGCCGAGGGCGCCTTGCAGGTCGGGCTTCATGGCGTTGAGCTGCGCTCCCCAGTACTCCCAGCTGTGCGTGCCGTTGGCGTCGAAGTTGAATACGGCGTTGTGGCCGCCGGCGCCGTTGTAGGCGTCCCGGAACTTCAGGTTGCTGCTGCGCACGAAGTTCTCCAGGAACTCGGCCGGCATGTTCGCCCCACCGAGCTCGGACGGCGTGCCGTTACCGCAGTACACCCAGAGCCGGGTGTTGTTGCCGACCAGCTTCGGGATCTGGATGGTCGGGTCGTTGCGAGCCCAGGCCGGGTCGCTCGACGGCCCCCACATGTCGTTGGCCTTGTAACCGCCGGCGTCTCCCATCGCCAAGCCGATCAGCGACGGGCCCATGCCCTGCGAGGGATCCATCAGGGCCGACAGCGAGCCGGCGTAGACGAACTGCGCCGGGTGGTAGGCGGCCAGGATCAACGCCGAGGAACCGGCCATCGAGATGCCGATCGCTGCGCTTCCGTTGGGCTTCACACTCTTGTTGGACTGCAGGTACTGCGGCAGCTCGCTGGTCAGGAAGGTCTCCCACTTGTACGTCTGGCAACCGGCCTTACCGCACGCCTGGTTGTACCAGTCGCTGTAGAAGCTGGATTGTCCGCCGACCGGCATGACGACCGACAGGCCCGACTGGTAGTACCACTCGAACGCAGGGGTGTTGATGTCCCACCCGTTGTAGTCGTCTTGAGCCCGCAGACCGTCCAGCAGATACACCGCGGGAGAGCCGTTGCCGCCGCTCTGGAACTGGACCTTGATGTTGCGGCCCATGCCCGCGGACGGCACCTGCAGGTACTCGACGGGCAGACCCGGACGCGAAAACGCGTTCGCTGTCGGGGCACCGCCGGCAAGACCGATCAGGCCCGGCAGTGTGGCTGCCGCCGCTGTGCCGACCAAAAGCCGGCGCCCCCAGGCCCGGACCTTCTCGCTCAGATCTGTCATACCTGCCCCTTGTCGATGTGGTCAGTGTGATCGTGGTCTCACAGGAATTTACCGTGTGACTCCGCGAAATGTCGATTGGGACGCGAACGCGTCTCGTTTCGGCATCGCTTTTCACCTCATAATTTCGCCACCCGGCACACCCGGGCGGCGATAGGCCACGCGTACCCGCTCGCCGGGCGGCCCAACCCGTCGCGTCGGAAAGCGCCAGGCAGCGCCGCCCTTGAGGGGTTGTGGGCGCCGCGGGCACCGCGATCGCCACGTTATAGAAGGCACCCAATACGAGCCCGGGATTAGATTTCGGCGCGCACCGCCACCGAACGGCGACGTGTCGCATCTTTGATCGGTTTGAGGCCTCGCCGCCGCGCGCCGACACCCGACGAATATTTGCCCGGCCGATAAATCGGTGTGGAATTTGCCGCAGAACTGCCGCCGCCCACCTCCGCGGGCGCGTCGGCAGCCGCGCCGCCGTTGCGGGCGCCGCCGTGTTCATCTGGCGATT
This genomic window contains:
- the ag85B gene encoding diacylglycerol acyltransferase/mycolyltransferase Ag85B, translated to MTDLSEKVRAWGRRLLVGTAAAATLPGLIGLAGGAPTANAFSRPGLPVEYLQVPSAGMGRNIKVQFQSGGNGSPAVYLLDGLRAQDDYNGWDINTPAFEWYYQSGLSVVMPVGGQSSFYSDWYNQACGKAGCQTYKWETFLTSELPQYLQSNKSVKPNGSAAIGISMAGSSALILAAYHPAQFVYAGSLSALMDPSQGMGPSLIGLAMGDAGGYKANDMWGPSSDPAWARNDPTIQIPKLVGNNTRLWVYCGNGTPSELGGANMPAEFLENFVRSSNLKFRDAYNGAGGHNAVFNFDANGTHSWEYWGAQLNAMKPDLQGALGATQGGGG